A region from the Branchiostoma lanceolatum isolate klBraLanc5 chromosome 2, klBraLanc5.hap2, whole genome shotgun sequence genome encodes:
- the LOC136428049 gene encoding meiosis inhibitor protein 1-like, producing MEGRYGALFTGSHDDHDPVWQLQTGLSSTVCLVCVLETLEDPQVLVIKKCAFLSQIANLLKTQHREALAEMLLMDDKIAISLLTTILQLLPSENENLSVTVVDTAAQLCCLLKSEEIAYFVLEHVSTQVLQLASFQTSLPGLFLLGRLLNGIPPLAQKMGHDMTLLDYLVTGLDYPDRKIKSAILFLLAKVYASVEDVNHPDWVAFMRDISPSLLSILVKEEATDVLTNGMGLLLTLLDHPDNIRVLVQEVSVPLEQDVGGRATLCSSLRKMVMAPDTNIQVAGVRAVSTILQHILDGNLEPDFANLLLNGDIAEFLFEALATTSEQLLDSIFQSILMFADFDAFFKKGHTLYGIDAVVRGVHQSLKSATTSVQCCGFQLLAKILSSQSSNTSLLSNSAGYQQFVQLFVSGLQTCNADLVVDVLPAVSAFLRRDHQPSPVPYADLQNVLALVVKNIKGWPMMQVSPVCETLVKAQTQSHIVGNSRMSKIQKLLEEGLKVFHSAWNLVAVCKEDPLADESIFAPPESQSSDGSGRSFSTKVGSFLQFLFQQTDEGFIPLVMQNLQYITDRQVFVHIFSILNLQYQLIPDTMSVLSCKLASSCFLRLSLEVKAKFCTGDSGDTLKQAANLFIRKLLSLLLMIGTEKEMACSVAEEENFLAKELLPILAHINGEPQSLLTLLMEKSDLENTDRECLVHRVHKACMAILYYSYLYNDRMVDELSLHKVLLVCLDQEPLRLFPLYTMKHFIFLLAVSTPMSDSSYLDSWSSPLTQFLAEIKEPLMLYTHCQELLEWCFRSSELANVIGVVFMESWLWNKRCADQTMCETAMYQTQEAQNNEFLSKLLIRNSAASSCLMDLIGQGKGEVVTQALDILQSMVFSTSAENPCFQTLLNYKLPNILLKLLASYKQEVDHSVAVVLQLVCHGQVYEQLTDNLNLKLVHQVVSTITKYAISGEVLLASLNYLTVLLVGTSMRKDTRLLAILLSNDAILMLVQDLLSGNTFRQDTVLEDQAVSLQSCALQLLGALVQLQVQFKVACDYTVHVQTELLHEMLTCDGTLLQLFCVVSFLASMFHVSLQSPVARLDLGISSQHLALIFLSLQNIMVVEEELLRCAVVSCMSWLLTYIQPRDQALVDHLMNQPWNQLLLQTVLDTHNNGTVPPSVVALLTLFLEHGKPGLVTQKHVDRIVMQETLQEEGTSSVVDILYGKLFSVIAKCTGVEIPLTHRASVKEFVEKFLREPSVGSQETLVRFVEVQDVMLCSSWTSDTFQQRPSTEELSRLLQDDNQFTGKGSSEEC from the exons ATGGAAGGACGGTACGGAGCACTTTTCACGGGTTCCCATGACGATCATGACCCAGTATGGCAGCTGCAGACCGGGCTCAGTTCGACGGTGTGCCTTGTGTGTGTTTTGGAGACATTAGAAGATCCCCAGGTACTCGTCATTAAAAAGTGCGCATTTCTCTCGCAAATTGCCAACTTACTGAAGACTCAGCACAGAGAAGCGCTGGCGGAAATGTTGCTTATGGATGACAAAATCGCCATTTCGCTGTTGACCACCATTCTACAGCTCCTGCCCTCGGAAAACGAGAACTTGTCAGTAACGGTGGTCGACACGGCAGCTCAGTTGTGCTGTCTGTTGAAATCCGAGGAGATCGCCTACTTTGTTTTGGAGCACGTTTCCACCCAAGTCCTCCAACTCGCCAGTTTCCAGACCAGTCTTCCCGGACTTTTCTTGTTAGGGAGGCTTCTGAACGGGATCCCTCCCCTGGCACAGAAGATGGGGCACGACATGACGCTGCTAGACTATCTAGTCACCGGTTTGGACTATCCAGACAGGAAAATCAAGTCCGCCATATTGTTTCTCCTGGCGAAGGTTTACGCGTCCGTTGAAGACGTGAATCATCCGGACTGGGTAGCGTTCATGAGGGACATTTCTCCCAGTCTTTTGTCTATCCTGGTGAAAGAAGAGGCCACAGATGTGCTGACAAATGGCATGGGACTGTTGTTAACCCTCCTGGATCACCCAGACAACATCAGAGTGTTGGTTCAGGAGGTATCAGTGCCCCTAGAGCAGGATGTGGGAGGGAGAGCTACACTCTGTTCCTCCTTGAGGAAGATGGTCATGGCTCCAGACACAAACATCCAG GTTGCTGGGGTGCGAGCAGTGTCAACCATCCTCCAGCACATTTTAGATGGCAACCTGGAGCCAGACTTTGCCAACCTCCTTCTGAACGGGGACATTGCCGAATTCCTGTTTGAAGCACTAGCAACCACAAGTGAACAGTTGCTGGACTCCATATTCCAGAGCATTCTGATGTTTGCAGACTTTGATGCCTTCTTTAAGAAGGGCCACACCCTGTACGGCATAGATGCTGTGGTGAGAGGTGTCCACCAATCCCTAAAGTCTGCCACAACAAGTGTACAATGCTGCGGTTTCCAACTACTGGCAAAGATCCTGTCCAGCCAGTCATCCAACACCAGCCTGCTGAGTAACTCGGCAGGGTACCAACAGTTTGTGCAGTTGTTTGTCTCCGGGCTGCAGACCTGCAATGCTGACTTAGTTGTTGATGTGCTCCCGGCAGTGTCAGCATTTCTGAGGAGGGATCACCAGCCATCACCTGTGCCATATGCAGACCTCCAGAATGTTTTAGCCTTAGTGGTCAAGAATATCAAAGGGTGGCCCATGATGCAAGTTTCTCCGGTGTGTGAAACTTTGGTGAAGGCACAAACACAGTCCCATATAGTCGGAAACAGCCGCATGTCAAAAATACAAAAGCTTCTCGAAGAAGGGCTTAAAGTATTTCACAGTGCCTGGAACCTTGTAGCAGTATGCAAGGAAGACCCTCTGGCTGACGAGTCAATATTTGCTCCTCCCGAGTCCCAATCCTCTGATGGCAGTGGAaggtctttcagcaccaaggtcggCAGTTTCCTTCAGTTCCTCTTCCAACAAACAGACGAAGGTTTTATCCCACTTGTGATGCAGAACCTTCAGTACATCACAGATAGACAGGTCTTTGTGCACATTTTCTCTATCCTAAATCTGCAGTACCAGTTGATACCTGATACAATGAGTGTTTTGTCTTGCAAGCTTGCATCTTCTTGTTTCCTAAGGCTGTCCCTGGAAGTGAAGGCAAAGTTTTGCACAGGAGACTCTGGTGACACGCTCAAACAGGCTGCAAATCTCTTCATCAGAAAGCTGTTGTCACTCCTTCTGATGATAGGAACAGAGAAAGAAATGGCATGTTCTGTTGCGGAAGAAGAGAATTTCCTGGCCAAAGAGCTTCTTCCCATACTTGCCCACATCAATGGTGAACCACAGTCCCTGTTGACATTGCTGATGGAGAAGTCAGATCTTGAGAACACAGATAGGGAGTGTCTGGTCCACAGAGTACACAAAGCATGTATGGCCATCCTGTATTACTCATATCTGTACAATGACAGGATGGTTGATGAGCTGTCTCTTCACAAAGTTCTGTTAGTGTGCTTAGACCAGGAACCATTGAGACTGTTTCCCCTTTACACAATGAAACATTTCATCTTCCTGTTGGCAGTATCTACCCCTATGTCTGACTCAAGCTATTTGGATTCATGGTCATCACCTTTGACACAATTTTTGGCTGAAATCAAAGAACCACTGATGCTGTACACTCACTGCCAAGAGCTGTTGGAATGGTGCTTCAGGAGTTCAGAACTGGCAAATGTGATTGGTGTTGTGTTCATGGAATCATGGCTTTGGAACAAAAGGTGTGCAGACCAAACAATGTGTGAGACTGCCATGTACCAAACACAAGAAGCACAGAACAATGAGTTTCTGAGTAAGCTGTTGATAAGGAACTCTGCTGCAAGCTCATGTCTTATGGACCTCATTGGACAGGGAAAAGGGGAGGTGGTGACACAAGCTCTGGATATATTACAATCCATGGTCTTCAGCACATCAGCTGAAAATCCGTGTTTTCAGACGTTGTTAAACTACAAACTGCCTAACATCTTACTCAAACTGCTGGCATCTTACAAGCAAGAAGTGGACCACTCTGTTGCTGTAGTCTTGCAACTTGTTtgtcatggccaggtgtatGAACAACTAACAGATAACCTGAACCTCAAACTTGTCCATCAGGTTGTCAGTACGATCACAAAGTACGCCATCAGTGGTGAAGTTCTCCTGGCGAGTCTGAACTACCTCACAGTGCTTCTTGTGGGCACATCTATGAGAAAAGACACTCGTCTGTTAGCCATTCTGCTGTCAAATGACGCCATCCTTATGCTTGTGCAAGATCTACTGTCTGGAAACACCTTCAG GCAGGATACAGTATTAGAAGACCAGGCCGTGAGTTTGCAGAGCTGTGCCTTACAGTTACTGGGTGCTTTGGTGCAACTTCAGGTGCAGTTCAAAGTGGCATGTGACTATACAGTGCACGTGCAGACAG AGCTGTTGCATGAGATGCTGACATGTGACGGAACACTGCTCCAGCTGTTCTGTGTGGTGTCGTTCCTGGCCTCCATGTTTCATGTGTCCCTCCAGTCACCTGTCGCCAGGCTGGACCTGGGAATCTCCTCACAGCATCTGGCACTCATCTTCCTATCACTGCAG AACATTATGGTAGTGGAAGAAGAGCTTCTGCGCTGTGCAGTGGTAAGCTGCATGTCGTGGCTCCTCACATACATCCAGCCCAGAGACCAGGCCCTGGTAGATCATCTCATGAATCAACCCTGGAACCAGCTGCTGCTCCAAACTGTGCTAGACACTCACAACAATGGCACTGTTCCACCAAGTGTGGTGGCTTTGCTTACACTTTTCCTAGAGCACGGGAAACCAGGACTGGTCACCCAGAAACATGTTGACAGAATAGTCATGCAAGAAACCCTTCAAGAAGAAGGAACAAGCTCTGTTGTTGATATTCTTTATGGAAAATTATTTTCCGTCATTGCTAAGTGCACTGGTGTTGAGATACCATTGACGCATAGAGCTTCAGTCAAGGAGTTTGTTGAGAAGTTTCTGAGGGAGCCATCTGTGGGTTCTCAGGAGACATTAGTAAGGTTTGTAGAGGTGCAGGATGTTATGTTGTGCTCTTCTTGGACCAGTGACACATTCCAGCAGAGGCCCAGCACAGAGGAGTTGTCTAGGCTGCTACAAGATGACAACCAGTTCACAGGCAAGGGGTCAAGTGAAGAGTGTTAG
- the LOC136428052 gene encoding BTB/POZ domain-containing protein 2-like: MATGGQSGGAAAGAPPGAAGAAGTAATGQPAPTAHIQPMYNWQASKTTVKDRLAYMFNNEVMSDVHFIVGRGEGMQRIPAHKFVLAIGSAVFDAMFNGGMATTSAEVELPDVEPAAFLALLRFLYSDEVQIGPETVMTTLYTAKKYAVPALESACVDFLKKNLSSDNAFMLLTQARLFDEPQLAQLCLETIDKNTSEALAAEGFVDIDLDTLNVVLERDTLGIRECKLFVAVVRWAEHECQRQQLAATPENKRRALGQALRLIRFPLMTIEEFASGPAQSGILTDREVVSLFLHFTVNPKPTVEFLDSPRCCLTGKEQTINRFQQVESRWGYSGTSDRIRFVVNRHIFVVGFGLYGSIHGPTDYQVNIQIIQTDSGTVLGQNDTGFSCDGSDATFRVMFKEPVEIQPNVSYTACATLKGPDSHYGTKGMRKVIHESPSSGKVIFQFTYAAGNNNGTSVEDGQIPEIIFYT, translated from the exons atggcgaccggtGGGCAGAGTGGGGGGGCTGCCGCCGGGGCGCCGCCGGGAGCAGCAGGAGCAGCGGGCACAGCAGCAACCGGGCAGCCTGCACCGACAGCACACATCCAG CCTATGTACAACTGGCAGGCCAGTAAGACCACAGTGAAGGACAGACTCGCCTACATGTTTAACAATGAAGTGATGAGCGATGTGCACTTCATCGTGGGCCGCGGTGAAGGGATGCAGAGGATCCCTGCACACAAG TTTGTGTTGGCCATTGGCAGTGCAGTGTTTGATGCCATGTTCAACGGGGGCATGGCCACCACGTCAGCTGAAGTAGAGCTGCCGGACGTCGAGCCCGCTGCTTTCCTTGCTCTCCTACGTTTCCTTTATTCGGACGAAGTTCAGATTGGACCAGAAACTGTCATGACTACGCTTTATACTGCGAAGAAGTATGCCGTTCCTGCCTTGGAGTCGGCTTGTGTGGACTTTCTTAAAAAGAATTTGAGCAGCGACAACGCCTTCATGCTTTTGACCCAGGCGCGTCTGTTTGACGAGCCACAACTGGCTCAGCTTTGCCTGGAGACGATCGACAAGAACACTTCAGAAGCTCTTGCGGCGGAGGGTTTCGTGGACATTGACTTGGACACCCTGAATGTGGTCCTCGAGCGAGACACGCTGGGAATCCGCGAGTGCAAGTTGTTTGTCGCCGTCGTCAGGTGGGCCGAGCACGAGTGCCAGAGACAGCAGCTGGCCGCCACCCCTGAAAACAAGCGCCGGGCTCTTGGTCAGGCCCTGCGCCTCATCCGCTTTCCTCTCATGACCATCGAAGAGTTTGCCTCCGGCCCGGCGCAGTCCGGGATCCTGACAGACCGGGAGGTCGTCAGTCTGTTTCTGCACTTCACAGTGAACCCCAAACCCACGGTGGAGTTCCTGGACTCGCCGCGGTGCTGTCTGACGGGGAAGGAGCAGACCATCAACCGCTTCCAGCAGGTGGAGAGTCGCTGGGGGTACAGCGGGACCTCCGATCGCATCAG GTTTGTGGTGAATAGACACATCTTTGTTGTTGGGTTTGGCCTGTATGGATCCATCCATGGACCCACCGACTACCAGGTCAACATACAG ATCATCCAGACAGACTCGGGGACTGTGCTGGGGCAGAACGATACGGGCTTCAGCTGTGACGGCTCCGACGCCACCTTCCGCGTCATGTTTAAGGAACCTGTGGAGATCCAGCCCAACGTCAGCTACACCGCCTGTGCAACCCTGAAG GGTCCTGATTCGCATTATGGAACAAAAGGCATGCGGAAGGTCATCCATGAGTCGCCAAGCAGCGGTAAGGTCATTTTCCAGTTCACCTACGCTGCCGGCAACAACAACGGGACGTCAGTGGAGGACGGACAGATCCCAGAAATCATCTTCTACACGTAA